The Rattus rattus isolate New Zealand chromosome 1, Rrattus_CSIRO_v1, whole genome shotgun sequence genome includes a region encoding these proteins:
- the Cited4 gene encoding cbp/p300-interacting transactivator 4, with protein MADHLMLAEGYCLLQVPPHAHGPHAPRTLQPYPGPGLDSGLRPRGAPLGPPPPSGTLAYGSFGSPVSFQPFPVSQPPGAGNAHLQSAATPSPGRMPAPPSAAGGPSPLQPAPGAASPLPQPPPLPPALGCMDAELIDEEALTSLELELGLHRVRELPELFLGQSEFDCFSDLGSVPAAGSVSC; from the coding sequence ATGGCTGACCACCTGATGCTCGCCGAGGGCTACTGCCTGCTACAGGTGCCGCCGCACGCCCACGGCCCGCACGCGCCCCGGACTCTGCAGCCATACCCAGGCCCGGGCCTGGACAGCGGTCTGCGACCGCGGGGGGCTCCGCTGGGACCGCCGCCGCCATCCGGGACCCTGGCATACGGCTCTTTCGGATCGCCTGTCTCCTTCCAGCCCTTCCCCGTCTCGCAGCCGCCGGGCGCCGGTAACGCGCACCTTCAGTCTGCAGCTACGCCGTCCCCGGGCCGCATGCCGGCGCCCCCGTCAGCCGCGGGAGGGCCCTCACCTCTGCAGCCGGCGCCCGGAGCCGCGTCCCCGCTGCCGCAGCCGCCGCCGCTGCCCCCCGCCCTGGGCTGCATGGACGCGGAGCTCATCGACGAGGAGGCGCTGACGTCGCTGGAACTCGAGCTCGGGCTGCACCGTGTTCGCGAGCTGCCCGAGCTCTTCCTTGGCCAAAGCGAGTTCGATTGCTTCTCGGACCTGGGGTCAGTGCCGGCCGCCGGCTCGGTGAGCTGTTAA